One Campylobacterota bacterium DNA segment encodes these proteins:
- a CDS encoding DUF1656 domain-containing protein, giving the protein MPLDITLFGIQMPTLLPVFFVTALFQILIDRVFADTGVYRHVWHPGLFRTAVFVCLFAIPCIAIYR; this is encoded by the coding sequence ATGCCGCTGGATATTACGCTGTTCGGGATTCAGATGCCCACGCTGCTCCCCGTATTTTTCGTCACGGCGCTGTTTCAGATACTCATTGACCGCGTTTTCGCCGATACGGGGGTCTACCGCCACGTCTGGCACCCCGGGCTGTTTCGGACGGCGGTGTTCGTCTGTTTGTTCGCGATCCCCTGTATCGCCATTTACCGTTAA
- a CDS encoding YaiI/YqxD family protein, with protein MKILVDADAFPNALKEILLRAVLKRQITTVFIANKRIGIPDAHHVSMEVVAQGPDEADHRIAELCECNDLVITADIPLADRIVTKGAVALDPRGTIYDENNVKHLLAMRNLMEELRNAGEITGGPSAIGEKTVRAFADGLNKLLSKPR; from the coding sequence ATGAAAATCCTCGTCGACGCCGATGCGTTTCCGAACGCTCTTAAAGAGATTCTCCTGCGTGCAGTGCTGAAGCGTCAGATCACCACCGTTTTTATCGCTAACAAACGGATCGGTATCCCCGATGCACATCATGTCTCTATGGAGGTGGTCGCGCAGGGACCGGACGAGGCCGATCACCGGATCGCCGAACTGTGCGAATGCAACGATCTCGTCATCACCGCAGACATCCCTCTGGCCGACCGGATCGTGACCAAAGGGGCCGTCGCCCTCGACCCGCGCGGCACGATCTACGATGAGAACAACGTCAAACACCTGCTGGCGATGCGCAACCTGATGGAGGAACTCCGCAACGCGGGGGAGATCACCGGAGGGCCCAGTGCCATCGGGGAAAAAACGGTGAGAGCGTTTGCGGACGGACTGAACAAACTGCTTTCAAAACCGCGCTAG
- a CDS encoding efflux RND transporter periplasmic adaptor subunit, protein MNKNTRLSKFFRFAITFAVVSLALFLGLMLWESYMNSPWTRDGRVRADVTMVAPDVSGLVSRVAVRDNQHVKAGEVLFEIDSERFRHALSEAQATLAAKKAVMAMKTHQASRRAAAGDEVVSRESAEDAAYEAAIARADVEEAHARVESARLDLERSYVRAPSEGWVSNLLLRRGDYVRAGENRLSLINSGTFWVYGYFEEHKLSKIRVGDEAVMNPLGTNVFLRGHVESIARGITDRDNATGERLLANVNPTFTWVRLAQRIPVRIAIDHVPAGFTLAAGMTCSVRVNPDQGAR, encoded by the coding sequence ATGAATAAAAATACAAGGTTGAGCAAATTTTTCCGTTTCGCGATCACGTTTGCGGTCGTGTCGCTGGCCCTTTTTCTGGGGCTGATGCTGTGGGAGTCCTACATGAATTCTCCCTGGACGCGCGATGGAAGGGTGCGAGCCGACGTGACGATGGTTGCCCCCGACGTCAGCGGGCTGGTGAGCCGCGTCGCGGTGCGCGACAACCAGCACGTCAAAGCAGGGGAGGTGCTCTTCGAGATCGACTCCGAGCGGTTCCGCCATGCCCTCAGCGAAGCACAGGCGACGCTGGCGGCGAAAAAAGCGGTGATGGCGATGAAAACGCATCAGGCCTCCCGCCGCGCGGCGGCGGGGGACGAGGTGGTCTCGCGCGAAAGCGCCGAGGATGCGGCGTACGAGGCGGCCATCGCCCGTGCCGACGTCGAGGAGGCGCACGCCCGTGTCGAGTCGGCACGCCTCGATCTGGAGCGCTCCTATGTCCGCGCTCCGAGCGAGGGGTGGGTGTCGAATCTCCTGCTGCGCCGGGGGGACTACGTCAGGGCCGGGGAAAACCGCCTAAGCCTCATCAACAGCGGCACCTTTTGGGTGTACGGCTACTTCGAGGAGCACAAGCTCTCGAAAATCCGCGTCGGTGACGAGGCGGTGATGAACCCGCTGGGGACGAACGTCTTCCTTCGCGGACATGTCGAGAGCATCGCGCGGGGGATCACCGACCGTGACAACGCCACCGGAGAGCGGCTGCTGGCGAACGTCAACCCCACCTTTACGTGGGTACGGCTGGCGCAGCGGATTCCGGTGCGGATCGCCATCGATCACGTTCCCGCAGGGTTCACCCTCGCTGCGGGGATGACCTGCTCGGTCCGCGTCAATCCTGACCAAGGAGCGCGATGA
- a CDS encoding DEAD/DEAH box helicase, with product MSFTELNLSAPILKAVLEEGYTTPTPVQAQAIPYILEGRDMLAGAQTGTGKTAGFTLPMLELLSRNPLKGPRRVRVLILTPTRELAAQVGESVKTYGKYLPFKSAVIFGGVGIQPQITTLRNGVDILVATPGRLLDHVSQGTVDLRHVEMFVLDEADRMLDMGFIKDIRRVIAILPAKKQNLLFSATYSDEIKKLCESILRNPAVVEVARRNTSSELVRQSVILVDCKRKSALLGKLIADNRWEQVLVFTRTKHQANKLSEYLQKIGITAAAIHGNKSQGARTKALADFKSGAVKILVATDIAARGLDIDQLPHVVNLELPNIAEDYVHRIGRTGRAGNAGEAVSLVCVDEYDYLKGIEKLINRKLDRTIIEGFEPDPSIKAEPIQQGRGGGGGRGNAPRSKPRGDKPQGGHREPQKRESRTHHGESRRGH from the coding sequence ATGTCATTTACCGAACTCAATCTCTCCGCACCGATTCTCAAAGCGGTCTTGGAAGAAGGATACACTACCCCGACGCCCGTACAGGCCCAGGCGATCCCCTACATTCTGGAGGGCCGGGACATGCTCGCCGGAGCCCAGACGGGGACCGGCAAAACGGCGGGTTTTACCCTGCCGATGCTCGAACTCCTCTCTCGCAATCCGCTCAAGGGGCCGCGCCGCGTCCGGGTCCTGATCCTCACTCCGACGCGCGAACTCGCCGCACAGGTCGGCGAGAGCGTCAAAACCTACGGTAAATACCTCCCGTTCAAAAGTGCCGTTATTTTCGGCGGTGTCGGGATACAACCCCAGATCACCACGCTTCGTAACGGTGTCGATATCCTCGTCGCCACCCCCGGACGGCTGCTCGATCACGTTTCGCAGGGGACGGTCGATCTGCGTCATGTCGAGATGTTCGTTCTCGACGAAGCCGACCGGATGCTCGACATGGGATTTATCAAGGATATCCGCCGTGTCATCGCGATCCTGCCGGCCAAAAAACAGAATCTCCTCTTTTCAGCGACCTATTCCGATGAGATCAAAAAGTTGTGTGAATCGATTCTCCGCAATCCGGCGGTCGTCGAAGTGGCGCGCCGCAACACCTCGAGCGAACTGGTCCGCCAAAGCGTCATCCTCGTCGACTGCAAGCGCAAAAGCGCGCTGCTGGGGAAACTGATCGCCGACAACCGATGGGAACAGGTCCTCGTTTTCACCCGCACCAAGCACCAGGCGAACAAGCTCTCCGAGTATCTCCAAAAAATCGGGATCACCGCCGCCGCGATCCACGGCAACAAAAGCCAGGGTGCCCGTACCAAGGCGCTGGCCGATTTCAAAAGCGGCGCGGTGAAAATCCTCGTTGCGACCGATATCGCCGCACGGGGTCTGGACATCGACCAGCTCCCCCACGTCGTCAACCTCGAACTTCCCAACATCGCCGAAGACTACGTCCACCGGATCGGCCGTACCGGACGGGCGGGGAACGCCGGAGAAGCGGTATCGCTCGTGTGCGTCGATGAATACGATTACCTCAAGGGGATCGAAAAACTGATCAACCGCAAACTCGACCGCACCATCATCGAAGGGTTCGAACCCGATCCATCGATCAAAGCCGAGCCGATCCAGCAAGGACGCGGCGGCGGGGGAGGACGTGGCAACGCCCCTCGCTCCAAACCCCGTGGGGATAAGCCGCAAGGCGGACACAGAGAACCCCAGAAACGCGAATCCCGCACCCATCACGGCGAAAGCCGCCGGGGACACTAA
- a CDS encoding PaaI family thioesterase — protein MHEIKFPFLEHIGGKLIRYEPGSAEVELSTMPCHLQHLGFIHGGVISTLMDNTGWYAAVSNLPEGFTSVTMEIKINYLKPAAGSHLRALAKVIRQGKKTSFVTIELHDGENLVAFATGTYAVLEEKKN, from the coding sequence ATGCATGAGATCAAATTCCCGTTTCTGGAGCACATCGGCGGCAAGCTGATCCGCTACGAGCCGGGGAGCGCCGAGGTCGAGCTTTCCACCATGCCTTGCCATCTGCAGCACCTCGGGTTCATCCACGGCGGGGTCATCTCGACGCTGATGGACAACACGGGGTGGTACGCCGCCGTCTCCAACCTCCCCGAGGGCTTCACTTCGGTCACGATGGAGATCAAGATCAACTACCTCAAGCCCGCCGCGGGAAGCCATCTGCGCGCGCTTGCAAAGGTGATCCGTCAGGGAAAAAAGACGTCGTTCGTCACCATCGAACTTCACGACGGAGAGAACCTCGTCGCGTTCGCGACGGGGACGTATGCGGTGTTGGAAGAGAAAAAAAACTAG
- a CDS encoding GyrI-like domain-containing protein → MKRETKYLHSEIVNAVLSYIYLHIDTDLNAAELARRESLSVHHLQRIFKEETGENLYETIKSIRLQKAASLLLTNKYATVSEIARMCGYSSQTSFIKAFRERFRTTPKVWKSGAYLTYSEKILAASPYGAQERDFSGTIPRIVKAPPIYAAYIRHRGYNISIKNSWNRLRAWSFESGLSESARQIGFHHDNPTITPLEECAYIAAVEVEAGKYPSHGSVAFFEIPASLCAVFRIRGQYGDVLHFMRYVYHVWLPESGFETKTLPAYAVYHKNHFLDPSGEFDLEFYLPVTLL, encoded by the coding sequence ATGAAGCGGGAAACAAAATATCTTCATTCAGAGATTGTCAACGCCGTCCTCTCCTACATCTATCTGCACATCGATACCGATCTCAACGCCGCCGAACTGGCGCGCCGAGAGAGTTTGAGCGTCCACCACCTGCAGCGGATATTCAAGGAGGAGACGGGGGAAAACCTCTACGAGACGATCAAATCGATCCGCCTCCAGAAGGCGGCCAGCCTCCTGCTGACCAACAAGTACGCGACCGTCTCCGAGATCGCCCGGATGTGCGGTTACAGTTCGCAGACCTCGTTCATCAAAGCGTTTCGGGAGCGGTTCCGCACGACGCCGAAGGTGTGGAAAAGCGGTGCGTATCTGACGTATTCCGAAAAAATCCTTGCGGCCTCTCCCTACGGCGCGCAGGAGCGCGATTTTTCCGGGACGATCCCCCGCATCGTGAAGGCCCCCCCGATCTACGCCGCCTACATACGCCACCGGGGCTACAACATCTCGATTAAGAACAGCTGGAACCGCCTGAGGGCCTGGAGCTTTGAGAGCGGCCTATCCGAGAGTGCCCGCCAGATCGGGTTTCACCACGACAATCCGACGATTACCCCTCTGGAAGAGTGCGCCTACATCGCCGCGGTTGAGGTAGAGGCGGGAAAATACCCCTCCCACGGGTCGGTCGCTTTTTTCGAAATCCCCGCGTCGCTGTGCGCCGTCTTCCGGATCCGGGGGCAATACGGGGACGTTCTGCATTTCATGCGCTACGTCTACCACGTGTGGCTCCCCGAGAGCGGATTCGAGACCAAAACGCTTCCCGCCTATGCGGTCTACCACAAAAACCATTTTCTCGATCCCTCAGGGGAGTTTGATCTGGAGTTTTATCTTCCCGTCACGCTGTTGTGA
- a CDS encoding efflux transporter outer membrane subunit: MNPLPLLGLVAALVLLGGCVPKTDTATPLSLAEVNAALERELSDFDKQTLNKEWWKGFGDPQLNAIMAEAQEHAPSLKSIQARYAQAESIIRSVESRNLPGVSADAGVLRERFSENHIFPAPLGGSTNTLYHPSLGLRYDFDFWNARESRINAAKHGAYAQKAYLAASKLALAGAICETYLAWHYDEEKAGVLRALEQTATEELSIVRRRYALGLCTGTEVRESEQKLTRIHQRLAAQGGLIEGRKKSLCVLAGFLPSRVSQLKPPAVSEHFRAPLPKEIVLNLLSRRPDIAIAKYTLLSKGYGIEHARAQFYPNIVLSANLGFTSFERSSLFEYASATPGIGIALSLPLFDGGEREANLQNAASDYNASVYEYNDAVIRAANEVVGLLKQSAWLEEQIRFHHEELVSRGMNEKSARKQHLLGLSDKLPVLERKCEVLEGELGALELANVKASLQIALVRSLGGGYREGKE; encoded by the coding sequence ATGAACCCCCTACCTCTTTTAGGGCTGGTAGCGGCCCTCGTGCTCCTCGGCGGGTGCGTCCCCAAAACCGATACGGCCACGCCGCTTTCGCTCGCCGAGGTCAATGCCGCTCTCGAACGCGAGCTGAGCGATTTTGACAAACAAACCCTGAACAAAGAGTGGTGGAAGGGGTTCGGCGATCCGCAGCTGAACGCGATCATGGCCGAAGCGCAAGAGCACGCCCCGAGCCTCAAAAGCATCCAGGCCCGCTACGCGCAGGCCGAAAGTATCATCCGCTCCGTAGAGTCGCGCAATCTGCCGGGCGTTTCGGCCGACGCCGGGGTTTTGAGGGAACGGTTCAGCGAAAACCATATTTTCCCCGCCCCGCTGGGGGGAAGCACGAATACCCTCTATCACCCTTCGCTGGGGCTGCGGTACGATTTTGATTTCTGGAATGCCCGGGAGTCGCGGATCAATGCGGCCAAACACGGCGCGTACGCGCAGAAAGCGTATCTCGCCGCCTCGAAGCTGGCACTTGCGGGGGCGATCTGCGAGACCTATCTGGCGTGGCACTACGACGAGGAGAAGGCCGGCGTGCTGCGTGCGCTGGAGCAGACGGCGACAGAGGAACTCTCCATAGTCCGCCGCCGGTACGCCCTGGGGCTGTGCACCGGAACGGAGGTGCGCGAAAGCGAACAAAAACTGACCCGCATCCATCAGCGCCTCGCGGCGCAGGGGGGCCTGATAGAGGGGCGGAAAAAAAGCCTCTGCGTCCTCGCCGGGTTCCTCCCCTCGCGCGTTTCGCAGCTCAAACCTCCCGCCGTTTCGGAGCATTTCCGCGCGCCGCTCCCCAAAGAGATCGTCCTGAACCTCCTCTCGCGCCGCCCCGACATCGCGATCGCCAAATACACGCTCCTCTCCAAGGGATACGGAATCGAGCACGCCAGGGCGCAGTTTTATCCCAACATCGTCCTATCTGCAAATCTGGGGTTTACGTCGTTCGAGCGCTCGAGTCTGTTCGAATATGCCTCGGCCACCCCCGGGATTGGGATTGCCCTTTCCTTGCCGCTGTTTGACGGGGGGGAGCGGGAGGCGAACCTTCAGAATGCCGCGAGCGACTACAACGCGTCGGTCTACGAGTACAACGACGCGGTGATCCGCGCCGCGAACGAGGTGGTGGGGCTGCTCAAGCAGTCGGCGTGGCTGGAGGAGCAGATTCGCTTTCATCACGAGGAGCTCGTTTCACGCGGGATGAATGAAAAAAGCGCGCGCAAACAGCATCTTCTGGGACTCAGCGACAAACTCCCCGTACTGGAGCGCAAATGCGAGGTGCTGGAGGGGGAACTGGGGGCGCTGGAACTTGCAAACGTCAAAGCATCCTTGCAGATCGCACTGGTACGCTCCCTGGGCGGCGGCTACCGCGAGGGGAAGGAGTAG
- a CDS encoding PLP-dependent aminotransferase family protein — MKRSFIREILEVIGSDTVSFAGGLPDESLFPLDAMQKAAADVFASPASLQYSLSAGILPLREKLASYYTAMGLETKPEEILITTGAQQALDLISRVYFRFGTVVEEPAYLGALNAFSANGCSLSPVALKEQGLDIDAFERRFAITKRAYVMCDFQNPTGTSYSLSQREELARIAIRHDGIIVEDGAYMELFFEERLAPMALYAPHHTLHVGSFSKTLAPGLRLGWIRGDAALLAPILALKERSDLHTSTLSQLLAERFWESGRFGRHLRTVRATYKAKCDTMASELQTQLGDFRFTKPKGGMFIYGSFPEWVDAKELAMECLKQGAVFVPGGEFYPGAPVSPEARFNFSGTTPEQMRRGIKIIADTYEKYKHQKEKRYA, encoded by the coding sequence ATGAAACGCTCGTTCATCCGGGAAATTCTCGAAGTTATCGGAAGCGATACGGTATCGTTTGCCGGGGGGCTCCCCGATGAGAGCCTCTTTCCGCTCGATGCGATGCAAAAGGCCGCGGCCGATGTGTTCGCCTCCCCCGCATCCTTGCAGTATTCTCTCAGCGCGGGTATCCTGCCGCTTCGCGAAAAGCTGGCTTCGTATTACACTGCCATGGGATTGGAAACCAAACCCGAAGAGATTTTGATCACGACGGGGGCGCAGCAGGCGCTCGACCTGATCAGCCGCGTCTATTTCCGCTTCGGCACCGTTGTCGAAGAACCCGCCTACCTCGGCGCGCTCAACGCCTTCAGCGCCAACGGGTGCTCGCTCAGCCCCGTAGCGTTGAAAGAACAAGGACTCGACATCGACGCTTTTGAACGACGCTTCGCCATCACCAAGCGGGCCTATGTCATGTGCGATTTCCAGAACCCTACAGGGACCAGCTATTCGCTCTCACAGCGCGAAGAACTGGCGCGGATTGCCATCCGCCATGATGGGATCATCGTTGAAGACGGTGCGTACATGGAACTGTTTTTTGAAGAGCGCCTCGCTCCGATGGCACTGTACGCACCCCATCACACCCTCCATGTCGGATCGTTCTCGAAAACGCTGGCTCCGGGATTGCGTCTAGGGTGGATCCGCGGCGACGCGGCGCTCCTTGCGCCGATACTGGCCCTCAAAGAGCGCTCCGACCTGCACACCTCGACGCTCTCACAGCTGCTGGCGGAGCGTTTCTGGGAAAGCGGGCGCTTCGGCAGACATCTCCGCACCGTCCGCGCAACCTACAAAGCCAAATGCGACACCATGGCTTCTGAGCTGCAAACGCAGCTCGGCGATTTTCGCTTCACGAAGCCTAAAGGGGGGATGTTCATCTACGGCAGTTTCCCCGAGTGGGTCGATGCGAAGGAACTCGCGATGGAGTGCCTGAAACAAGGAGCCGTGTTCGTCCCCGGCGGAGAGTTCTATCCCGGCGCTCCCGTCAGTCCGGAGGCACGGTTCAATTTTTCAGGGACTACCCCGGAGCAGATGCGTCGGGGAATAAAAATCATCGCCGACACCTATGAAAAATACAAACATCAAAAGGAAAAACGGTATGCATGA
- a CDS encoding MarR family transcriptional regulator, giving the protein MSFESDNSVAFLIAKTRNILKNELEKGLKPYGLTYAQRVILIRLCEKDGLTQKELAQDTYFEQSNMTLMLDKLELKGLIVREPKENDRRAYLVRITPKGRELYEDLVALGDAMIEKAFCGITPFQKEELSRVLQTIYENLQSPKS; this is encoded by the coding sequence ATGAGTTTCGAATCGGACAATTCGGTCGCGTTTTTGATCGCCAAAACACGCAATATTCTCAAAAACGAACTCGAAAAAGGGCTCAAGCCCTACGGCCTCACCTATGCCCAGCGGGTCATCCTGATCCGGCTGTGCGAAAAAGACGGTCTGACTCAAAAAGAGCTGGCGCAGGACACCTATTTCGAGCAGTCGAACATGACGCTGATGCTCGACAAGCTCGAACTCAAAGGGCTGATCGTCCGTGAGCCCAAAGAGAACGACCGCCGCGCTTATCTCGTGCGGATCACCCCCAAAGGGCGCGAACTCTATGAGGACCTCGTCGCTCTGGGCGACGCGATGATCGAAAAAGCGTTCTGCGGGATTACCCCCTTCCAGAAAGAGGAGCTTTCCCGCGTTCTTCAAACCATCTACGAGAATCTTCAAAGCCCGAAATCATGA
- a CDS encoding DJ-1 family glyoxalase III produces MPKVLVPLAEGFEEIEAISVVDVMRRAGIEVVLGSLDERTNVKGAHGIHVQADQSIKGIHADDLDMIVLPGGWGGTKALAADEQVQALLKAMDAKEKGIGAICAAPFALEAAGVLKEGYTCYPGIEEEIKTGGFTARSDVVTSGNVMTSRGPGTAICFGLAIVKKLVGREACEKLRNGLLAGYCADC; encoded by the coding sequence ATGCCCAAAGTATTAGTTCCCCTTGCCGAAGGGTTCGAAGAGATCGAAGCCATTAGCGTTGTCGACGTGATGCGGCGCGCGGGGATCGAAGTCGTTTTGGGTTCCCTGGATGAAAGGACGAACGTGAAAGGGGCCCACGGCATTCACGTTCAGGCCGATCAGAGTATCAAAGGGATTCATGCGGACGACCTCGACATGATCGTACTCCCCGGAGGATGGGGCGGTACGAAAGCCCTCGCGGCCGATGAACAGGTGCAGGCGCTGCTCAAAGCGATGGACGCGAAAGAAAAAGGGATCGGGGCGATCTGCGCCGCACCGTTCGCCCTCGAAGCGGCAGGAGTGCTCAAAGAGGGCTATACCTGTTACCCCGGCATCGAAGAAGAGATCAAAACGGGGGGATTTACCGCCCGCAGCGATGTGGTCACGAGCGGGAACGTCATGACGTCGCGCGGCCCTGGGACGGCGATTTGCTTCGGTTTGGCCATCGTCAAAAAACTGGTCGGGCGCGAGGCGTGCGAGAAATTGCGCAACGGTCTGCTGGCGGGTTACTGTGCGGATTGTTAA
- a CDS encoding DUF1566 domain-containing protein — MRIVNVGWVLGIALCAQAENRFSPTETLTQEEAVKYCRELGPGWRAMEIGELFALPSGAPLGENFSYWSANQGPSDETIIGSGSEGDGGIIATVGYAFYPKERNITLSPPTKRIAAACTDAPKTVRKRDYALTPEGTLDRDNALLWHAFDATDKRVKYTFDKAEEMCSNLSLHNRSWRLPTLDELYGIVDYARFRPTVDMKFFGPMMHRYYWTSDTLNAQEAYVVGFKLGSVATVPKSEEAHVRCVSE, encoded by the coding sequence GTGCGGATTGTTAATGTCGGCTGGGTACTCGGCATTGCCCTGTGCGCCCAGGCTGAAAACCGTTTTTCTCCGACCGAAACCCTGACGCAGGAAGAGGCGGTCAAATACTGCCGGGAACTCGGACCGGGCTGGAGAGCGATGGAGATCGGCGAACTTTTCGCACTGCCCTCGGGGGCCCCTTTGGGCGAAAACTTCAGCTACTGGTCGGCAAACCAGGGGCCCTCGGATGAGACGATCATCGGCAGCGGCAGCGAAGGGGACGGCGGGATCATCGCGACGGTGGGATACGCTTTTTATCCCAAAGAGCGCAACATCACCCTCTCTCCGCCTACGAAACGGATCGCCGCCGCCTGTACCGATGCCCCGAAAACCGTTCGAAAACGCGATTACGCTCTGACGCCCGAAGGGACGCTGGATCGTGACAACGCTTTGCTGTGGCATGCGTTCGACGCGACCGACAAGCGGGTCAAGTATACGTTCGACAAAGCCGAAGAGATGTGTTCAAACCTTTCCCTGCATAACCGTAGCTGGCGTCTTCCGACCCTTGACGAACTTTACGGAATCGTCGATTATGCCCGGTTCCGCCCAACGGTCGACATGAAATTTTTCGGTCCGATGATGCACCGTTATTACTGGACATCCGACACGCTCAACGCGCAGGAAGCGTATGTCGTCGGTTTCAAACTCGGTTCGGTCGCCACCGTCCCCAAAAGCGAAGAAGCCCACGTCCGGTGTGTGAGCGAATAG
- a CDS encoding FUSC family protein, producing the protein MRVLARTSASYRLFGRAFAEWRVQDAPVLIYMVKAALAGLLALSVSMILNLPDPRTAIFTSFIVMQPQSGPVFSKSYYRILGTVAGVAVSLALMGMFAQERGWFIALFALWIAITTAAGLKYRNFQSYGFVLAGYTVCIVALPVIEMPLQVFEIATSRFSEVLVGILCATLISDLIFPRHLSDSLLAAERERFGGVLKSLSNPDALLCGEAATGRFASGVVGLNATQVNTAFEGKNDRRMRQLYQHLNMSYMNLSTTYHSLRTLLSRHSGQGRLSEGIGRVYAPVAAALAELPQMALESEDLFEAISALEALRASQEERIETQRSTMDAGELERFDAASHLLRRLLNELHHYCVTYLSLLRHRRFGDASQELSRTVRFKSHTDPLLVALAALRGASVLLAGMALWILSGWALAPQSIMLSVVITLLIATLPNPLDTVINFFKGGIAAIAFAALYDFYLIPRFASDLFSLCLILFPLLALLAWWTTRPKWGGFSLGFIFMFMYQTALDPYYKMTATFFLENALANLIGIVLAGLAYYLINFWSLAWTQRRIASALRRQIVLLCDGELNVQRTTLESTARDMVQQFSTHGRLNERSGARVFEWLLSTLEIGRGVIAIRRQLERGRVPDDSARRALEALRAYFSAASEAEYAVLTRRLDVALHELHEALQSETASERVRRLRDELSLIRLLVSEQEALPILKEQ; encoded by the coding sequence ATGAGAGTGTTGGCCCGAACCTCGGCTTCCTACCGCCTTTTTGGGCGCGCATTCGCCGAGTGGCGCGTGCAGGACGCCCCCGTCCTGATCTACATGGTCAAGGCGGCCCTCGCGGGACTGCTGGCGCTGTCGGTCTCGATGATCCTGAACCTCCCCGATCCCCGGACGGCGATCTTCACGTCGTTTATCGTGATGCAGCCCCAGAGCGGGCCGGTGTTTTCGAAAAGCTATTACCGGATCCTGGGGACGGTGGCGGGGGTGGCCGTATCGCTCGCGCTGATGGGGATGTTCGCGCAGGAGAGGGGGTGGTTCATCGCCCTCTTTGCCCTGTGGATCGCGATCACGACCGCCGCGGGGCTCAAATACCGCAATTTCCAGTCGTACGGGTTCGTCCTCGCCGGATACACGGTGTGCATCGTCGCGCTTCCGGTCATCGAGATGCCGCTGCAGGTGTTCGAGATTGCGACGTCGCGGTTTTCGGAGGTGCTGGTGGGGATCTTGTGCGCGACGCTCATCAGCGACCTGATTTTCCCCCGCCACCTCTCCGATTCGCTCCTTGCCGCAGAGCGGGAGCGGTTCGGCGGCGTCCTTAAAAGCCTCTCAAACCCCGATGCGCTGCTGTGCGGAGAAGCCGCCACGGGGCGTTTTGCCAGCGGGGTCGTGGGGCTCAACGCGACGCAGGTCAACACCGCGTTCGAGGGGAAAAACGACCGCAGGATGCGCCAGCTCTACCAGCATCTCAATATGTCCTACATGAACCTCTCGACGACGTACCATTCGCTCCGGACCCTCCTTTCGCGCCACAGCGGCCAGGGACGGCTTTCGGAGGGGATAGGGAGGGTCTACGCGCCCGTTGCCGCCGCACTGGCGGAGTTGCCGCAAATGGCTCTGGAGAGCGAGGACCTCTTTGAAGCGATATCGGCTCTCGAAGCGCTCAGGGCTTCGCAGGAGGAGCGGATCGAAACACAGCGCAGCACGATGGACGCCGGGGAACTGGAACGGTTCGATGCGGCCTCGCACCTGCTGCGTCGGCTGCTGAACGAACTGCACCACTATTGCGTTACCTACCTCTCGCTGCTGCGTCACCGCCGGTTCGGGGATGCATCGCAGGAGCTGAGCCGGACGGTCCGTTTCAAGAGCCACACCGATCCGCTCCTCGTCGCCCTTGCCGCACTCCGCGGGGCGTCGGTGCTGCTGGCCGGAATGGCACTGTGGATTTTGAGCGGATGGGCGCTGGCACCCCAGAGCATCATGCTCTCGGTCGTCATCACGCTGCTGATCGCGACGCTCCCCAATCCCCTTGATACGGTCATCAACTTTTTCAAGGGGGGGATCGCGGCGATCGCGTTTGCGGCGCTGTACGATTTTTACCTGATCCCGCGGTTCGCTTCGGATCTGTTCAGCCTGTGCCTGATCCTTTTTCCCCTGCTGGCGCTGTTGGCATGGTGGACGACGCGCCCAAAATGGGGCGGTTTTTCGCTCGGATTTATTTTTATGTTCATGTACCAGACCGCCCTGGATCCCTATTACAAAATGACGGCGACCTTTTTTCTCGAGAACGCCCTGGCCAACCTGATCGGGATCGTTCTGGCGGGGCTGGCGTATTATCTGATCAACTTCTGGTCGCTTGCCTGGACGCAGCGGCGGATCGCCTCGGCGCTGCGCCGCCAGATCGTTTTGCTGTGCGACGGGGAGCTGAACGTCCAGCGCACGACGCTCGAGAGTACGGCCAGAGACATGGTGCAGCAGTTTTCGACCCACGGACGGCTGAATGAGCGCTCCGGTGCACGGGTGTTCGAATGGCTCCTCTCGACCCTCGAAATCGGCCGCGGGGTGATCGCCATCCGAAGACAACTCGAACGGGGGAGGGTGCCGGACGATTCGGCGCGCAGGGCGCTCGAAGCGCTCCGCGCCTATTTTTCGGCTGCGTCGGAAGCTGAATACGCGGTCCTCACGCGGCGTCTGGACGTAGCGCTGCACGAGCTGCACGAAGCGCTGCAAAGCGAAACGGCTTCCGAAAGGGTCCGGAGGCTGCGCGATGAGCTCTCCCTGATCCGGCTTTTGGTGTCGGAACAAGAAGCCCTACCCATCCTCAAGGAGCAATGA